A section of the Euwallacea fornicatus isolate EFF26 chromosome 12, ASM4011564v1, whole genome shotgun sequence genome encodes:
- the LOC136342373 gene encoding uncharacterized protein has product MSLKSMLVILTVVLCLAAANPLLKHENERVKRSASSEEKYKEDFQQQHPKHHENRETRKRKISKLELVLTMMTIGAANLNVQARSLAQKPPTVLTQKLNSKHGCRLAELHNNLVSKPI; this is encoded by the exons atgtccttAAAGTCCATGTTGGTAATTTTGACGGTGGTCCTTTGCCTTGCTGCAGCCAATCCTCTCCTTAAGCATGAGAATg aaagGGTGAAGAGAAGCGCCTCTAGTGAAGAAAAGTACAAGGAAGATTTCCAGCAACAGCATCCAAAACATCATG AAAACAGGGAGACtagaaaaaggaaaatcagCAAACTGGAGCTCGTCTTGACCATGATGACTATCGGAGCAGCAAACCTAAATGTTCAAGCCAGAAGTTTAGCTCAGAAGCCTCCGACTGTTCTAACTCAGAAACTAAATTCTAAAC ATGGCTGTCGACTTGCTGAACTACACAACAACTTAGTCTCAAAACCCATttga